The following coding sequences are from one Megachile rotundata isolate GNS110a chromosome 13, iyMegRotu1, whole genome shotgun sequence window:
- the Sply gene encoding sphingosine-1-phosphate lyase, which translates to MYSIAHSVTEFINNYFQGKEPWQIVTITSTTVLTSVWLWNFVFQDESLLERAKKKIFSLRYYIPTIRERIDQELNNINQTFEQQVVERMGTIPFVVKLPDKGLDPKNILDKVTECVQLGNYDWKSGKVSGAIYRIDTDLLRLMGDIYSIASYTNPLHPDVFPGICKMEAEVVRMACNLFHGDEESCGTMTSGGTESILLACKTYRDYARQVKGIKHPEMVMPATAHSAFDKAAQYLKIKTRIVPVNTNSYTVCMKAMERAITRNTIMLVGSAPNFPYGTMDNIEAISKLGVKYNIPVHVDACLGGFLICFMSDAGFNVPPFGFELPGVTSISADTHKYAYAPKGSSIILYRNKKLRHHQYTITTDWPGGIYGSPTVSGSRAGGIIASCWAALMYFGYDGYLEATKKIIDTTRYIEQRLRKMDGIFIFGTPATSVIAMGSNDFHIYKLSEALNAKGWNLNTLQFPSGIHICVTYVHTQPGVADQFLSDVEAELRVALQNPKSPVEGSLAIYGMSQSIPDRSIVGDFVKCFLDAMYFAPKNHAAISNGPK; encoded by the exons ATGTATTCCATAGCGCACAGCGTGACAgagtttataaataattactttcAAGGCAAAGAACCATGGCAGATAGTAACTATAACGAGTACAACTGTCCTTACCTCAGTATGGTTATGGAATTTTGTCTTCCAGGATGAAA GTCTTCTAGAAcgagcaaaaaaaaaaatttttagtttaaggTATTACATACCAACTATCCGGGAAAGAATTGatcaagaattaaataatattaatcaaaCGTTTGAACAACAAGTGGTGGAAAGAATGGGAACAATTCCATTTGTTGTGAAACTTCCTGACAAGGGCTTAGATCCAAAGAACATATTAGATAAAGTAACAGAATGTGTTCAATTAG GCAATTACGATTGGAAAAGTGGTAAAGTATCCGGAGCAATATACAGAATTGATACTGATCTCTTACGACTAATGGGAGATATTTATAGTATTGCATCATATACAAATCCTTTGCACCCTGATGTCTTCCCTGGTATATGTAAAATGGAAGCAGAAGTTGTTAGAATGGCATGCAATTTGTTTCATGGTGATGAAGAATCTTGTGGCACG ATGACTAGTGGTGGTACAGAATCAATCTTGTTAGCATGCAAAACATACAGAGATTATGCGAGACAAGTGAAAGGTATCAAGCATCCAGAAATGGTAATGCCTGCAACTGCACATTCTGCTTTTGACAAGGCTGCTCAGTACTTAAAAATCAAAACACGTATAGTACCTGTCAATACAAATAGTTATACTGTCTGTATGAAAGCTATGGAAAGAGCTATTACAAGAAATACAATAATg TTAGTAGGATCAGCACCAAATTTCCCATATGGTACAATGGACAATATTGAAGCAATTTCCAAACTGGGAGTGAAATACAATATTCCAGTTCATGTTGATGCCTGTCTCGgtggatttttaatttgtttcatGTCAGATGCAGGTTTTAATGTACCACCATTCGGTTTTGAATTACCTGGAGTTACCAGTATATCCGCTGATACACACAAA tATGCATATGCTCCAAAAGGTTCTTCAATTATTCTTTATAGGAATAAGAAATTGAGACATCATCAATATACTATAACAACTGATTGGCCTGGTGGTATTTATGGTTCTCCAACTGTAAGTGGTTCAAGAGCCGGTGGTATTATTGCATCATGTTGGGCTGCATTAATGTACTTTGGTTATGATGGATATTTGGAAGCGACAAAGAAAATTATAGATACAACCAGATATATTGAGCAAAG ATTAAGAAAAATGGatggaattttcattttcgGCACACCAGCTACTTCGGTCATTGCAATGGGTTCAAATGATTTTCACATTTATAAACTTTCGGAAGCTCTAAATGCGAAAGGATGGAATTTAAATACTCTCCAGTTTCCATCTGGTATACATATTTGTGTGACCTACGTTCATACACAACCTGGTGTAGCCGATCAGTTTTTGAGCGACGTCGAAGCTGAATTGCGTGTAGCTTTACAGAATCCAAAATCACCCGTCGAAGGATCG CTCGCAATTTATGGAATGAGTCAAAGCATACCAGATAGGAGTATCGTTGGTGATTTCGTGAAATGCTTCCTGGATGCAATGTATTTTGCACCCAAAAATCATGCAGCAATTAGTAATGGTCCGaagtaa